One segment of Pseudoalteromonas rubra DNA contains the following:
- a CDS encoding very short patch repair endonuclease has product MSGSPDFVIPKYHAVIFAHGCFWHMHNCPMFKLPGSRAEWWSKKLRKQHTVDVASQDKLMEFGWRVLIIWECSTRGPSKINEQILMTEITDWLLNGGIYQKIPSPPL; this is encoded by the coding sequence CTGTCGGGTTCACCAGACTTTGTTATCCCCAAGTATCACGCAGTTATTTTTGCGCACGGATGCTTTTGGCACATGCATAACTGCCCTATGTTTAAACTACCCGGCAGTCGGGCTGAGTGGTGGTCAAAAAAATTAAGAAAGCAGCACACCGTTGATGTCGCCAGTCAGGACAAACTTATGGAGTTTGGCTGGAGAGTTTTAATTATTTGGGAATGCTCAACCAGAGGACCATCAAAAATCAATGAACAAATACTTATGACGGAAATAACTGACTGGTTGCTGAACGGGGGGATATACCAGAAAATACCCTCTCCGCCCCTTTAA
- a CDS encoding very short patch repair endonuclease, whose translation MDVHDKQTRSKNMRAIRSKNTKPELLLRRLLHKEGLRYRVCPKAIPGKPDIWLRKYNAAIFVHGCFWHMHGCAVFKLPQTRQEFWKSKLESNFARDKVVQSQLRRLGIRVLVVWECSLKGKNRLAKPMINLLVKTWLVSGSSSGELTEQGLYAN comes from the coding sequence TTGGATGTTCATGACAAACAAACCCGCAGCAAGAATATGCGGGCGATCAGATCAAAGAATACCAAACCTGAATTACTTCTGAGGCGCTTGCTGCATAAGGAAGGTTTGCGTTACAGGGTTTGTCCAAAAGCTATTCCTGGAAAACCTGATATCTGGCTCAGGAAATATAACGCGGCAATTTTTGTTCATGGCTGTTTCTGGCATATGCATGGCTGTGCAGTGTTCAAATTGCCTCAAACCCGACAAGAGTTTTGGAAAAGTAAGTTGGAAAGCAATTTTGCAAGGGATAAGGTGGTACAGAGTCAGCTACGAAGACTAGGGATTCGAGTTCTTGTCGTATGGGAGTGTAGTTTAAAAGGAAAAAACAGGCTCGCTAAACCTATGATAAATTTACTTGTCAAAACATGGTTGGTAAGTGGTTCATCGTCAGGAGAGCTGACCGAGCAGGGCTTGTATGCAAACTGA
- the dcm gene encoding DNA (cytosine-5-)-methyltransferase has product MQNSEIVNCGDREERARIERLQAESHKLLKLLIEVYDQKNLAIRLRELGCGYEQQINREKLNRWRADPVSNPIVFSENAIEDIRSKLLPAKPAHWDEPDFKFIDLFAGIGGLRKGFEDIGGKCVFTSEWDQRARRTYLANHYVDEHELPYFIDSADENQEKNSTFMDITKITKSGEQSVSDREKLESIRKHIPEHDVLLAGFPCQPFSLAGVSKKNSLGRSHGFDCNTQGTLFFDVEQILLARKPKFFVLENVKNLKSHDKGNTFATIVRALDRAGYWVANITDVDDDIEEAICNVRKRKPEPTIIDGAHFTPQHRERIVLVGVRKDLIDTDDSFRQICLSKIEKPKARYSVADILCELELAEKEKYTLTPNLWNYLYHYALKHQSKGNGFGFGLIDPANPNAVTRTLSARYYKDGSEILINQDGLPPEYLEQNREFAIRKNTEREQAANLFARRFFEDNPEPDVALYKEKVKEGEKEYDSKYGRYASEFDSTFKTPRRLTPQECARLMGFEKPDFDRESNDADFRIVCADTAAYKQFGNSVVVPVFRAVAKLMRPYILNASN; this is encoded by the coding sequence ATGCAAAATAGTGAAATAGTTAATTGCGGAGACCGCGAAGAGAGAGCTCGCATCGAGCGTTTGCAAGCTGAGAGTCATAAACTTTTGAAGTTATTGATTGAAGTATACGATCAAAAAAACCTCGCGATCAGATTGCGAGAGCTTGGATGTGGTTACGAACAGCAAATAAATCGTGAAAAGCTCAATCGGTGGAGAGCTGACCCCGTATCAAACCCCATAGTTTTTAGTGAAAATGCGATCGAAGATATTCGGAGTAAATTATTGCCGGCCAAACCTGCCCACTGGGATGAGCCTGATTTTAAGTTTATTGATCTGTTTGCCGGCATTGGAGGCTTGAGAAAAGGTTTTGAAGATATTGGCGGCAAGTGTGTATTTACCAGCGAATGGGATCAGAGGGCGCGCCGCACTTACCTGGCAAACCACTACGTAGACGAGCATGAATTACCCTACTTCATAGACTCTGCTGATGAAAATCAGGAGAAAAACAGCACTTTTATGGATATTACCAAGATAACGAAAAGTGGTGAGCAAAGTGTTTCTGATAGGGAAAAGTTAGAGAGCATCAGAAAACACATACCCGAGCATGACGTGCTACTGGCGGGGTTTCCTTGCCAACCATTTTCTCTTGCTGGTGTATCAAAGAAGAACTCTCTAGGTCGTTCTCACGGATTCGACTGTAACACTCAGGGAACGTTGTTTTTTGATGTTGAGCAGATACTGTTGGCCCGTAAACCAAAGTTTTTTGTTTTGGAGAACGTCAAAAACTTAAAGAGTCATGATAAAGGGAATACTTTCGCTACCATTGTTCGTGCTTTAGACAGAGCAGGTTACTGGGTTGCTAATATTACAGATGTTGATGATGATATTGAAGAGGCTATTTGTAACGTCAGAAAGCGAAAGCCGGAGCCCACAATAATTGATGGTGCACATTTTACTCCTCAACATCGGGAAAGGATCGTATTGGTTGGGGTACGCAAAGATCTCATTGATACTGACGACTCTTTCAGACAAATTTGTCTCAGCAAAATAGAGAAACCTAAAGCCCGCTATAGTGTAGCCGATATTCTTTGTGAGCTAGAACTGGCAGAAAAAGAAAAGTATACGCTGACACCAAACCTATGGAATTACCTTTATCACTATGCGCTTAAGCATCAGTCTAAAGGGAATGGGTTTGGATTTGGGTTAATTGATCCCGCAAACCCAAATGCGGTTACCAGGACTCTATCTGCTCGTTACTACAAAGATGGATCTGAAATTCTTATCAACCAAGATGGGCTTCCTCCCGAATACCTTGAACAAAACCGAGAGTTTGCAATTCGGAAAAATACTGAAAGAGAGCAGGCGGCAAACCTGTTTGCCCGTCGTTTTTTTGAAGACAACCCTGAGCCTGATGTTGCTTTGTACAAGGAAAAAGTAAAAGAAGGCGAGAAAGAATACGACTCAAAATATGGCCGTTATGCAAGTGAATTTGATTCAACATTCAAAACGCCACGCAGGCTTACACCGCAGGAGTGTGCAAGATTGATGGGTTTTGAAAAACCTGACTTCGACCGGGAGAGTAATGACGCTGATTTCAGAATCGTTTGTGCAGATACCGCCGCTTATAAACAGTTTGGCAATTCAGTAGTTGTGCCCGTTTTTAGGGCTGTTGCAAAATTGATGCGCCCTTACATACTGAACGCGTCAAATTAG
- a CDS encoding tyrosine-type recombinase/integrase, producing MQNFYKKHISKAIEATPIANLDGTHIDYLVDSILAKANKSYSYNATSAKALGVMKKICNRAVKYGQLSHSVLELFSPREVGYKDIPKSRAFTKPEIKQLIQALQNQPECERVNVIAVCLLLVLGKRKIELIKSVWKDICFNEREWLVEKTKTGADIVIPFSPLVKGWLEELKELSMGESHLFPKRQETAKAKHISESTLNGFLERALSELKIEVHDLRRTTRTTLRALDIPVDVAESYINHKQKAYRYNFYHRLPERKRACKKLSKLIKKYLTNKDG from the coding sequence ATGCAGAACTTTTATAAAAAGCATATTTCTAAAGCCATAGAGGCGACCCCTATAGCAAACCTCGACGGCACTCATATCGACTACCTTGTTGATTCTATTCTTGCCAAAGCCAATAAGTCATATAGCTATAACGCCACTAGCGCCAAGGCTCTAGGGGTAATGAAGAAAATCTGCAACCGGGCGGTTAAATACGGGCAATTGAGTCATAGCGTCCTTGAACTCTTCAGTCCACGCGAAGTCGGTTACAAAGATATCCCAAAATCTCGGGCCTTTACTAAGCCTGAGATCAAGCAGTTAATCCAGGCACTTCAGAATCAGCCAGAATGTGAGCGGGTAAATGTTATCGCCGTCTGCCTGTTGCTGGTACTTGGTAAACGCAAGATCGAACTTATCAAGAGCGTATGGAAAGATATCTGCTTCAACGAACGAGAATGGTTAGTTGAAAAGACTAAAACGGGGGCAGATATCGTAATCCCTTTTAGTCCCCTCGTTAAAGGCTGGCTAGAAGAACTAAAAGAGCTCAGCATGGGAGAGAGTCACTTATTTCCAAAACGACAAGAAACGGCAAAAGCGAAGCACATTAGCGAATCCACGCTGAATGGCTTTCTAGAAAGGGCCCTCTCGGAGCTCAAAATAGAAGTTCACGATCTTCGCCGCACAACACGAACAACGTTAAGAGCACTGGATATACCAGTCGATGTGGCCGAGTCCTACATTAACCACAAACAGAAGGCGTATCGATACAACTTTTATCACAGATTGCCTGAGCGCAAGCGCGCCTGCAAGAAGCTAAGCAAATTAATTAAAAAATACTTAACCAACAAAGACGGATAA
- a CDS encoding HNH endonuclease, whose translation MDDNEIDLIAAQIRKDIGVHMKGAMNPLEARQGLSFWFDNYNRSNGPVFSIRPSGLKRHIVSLKFGTYAAPCIQHIQNRASRNDYALAYAFTEQLKRSFDVSINGSSSVHGWQVTSCFQINVTRKVSNLHGSAEISETISLIMVPLIAAIAELIGYEDEEEREEESNSIIEGGVMLSLARKRERNPRNRLLCLSIHGEQCGVCGFIPQDTYGSELASILEVHHIEPLSEIGQPRAYNPETDLIPLCPNCHRAIHKRKPALTPEELKKVMNQ comes from the coding sequence ATGGATGACAACGAAATTGATTTGATAGCAGCTCAGATTAGAAAAGATATTGGAGTGCATATGAAGGGAGCAATGAACCCTTTAGAGGCGCGTCAGGGACTGTCGTTCTGGTTTGATAATTACAACAGAAGTAATGGGCCAGTTTTTTCTATCCGCCCATCAGGACTTAAGCGGCACATTGTGTCGCTTAAGTTCGGTACTTATGCAGCTCCCTGCATACAGCACATTCAGAACAGGGCCTCGCGAAATGATTATGCTCTCGCATATGCATTTACGGAACAGTTAAAGCGCTCGTTCGACGTTTCAATTAATGGCTCTTCCTCGGTTCATGGTTGGCAGGTTACCTCTTGTTTTCAAATTAATGTTACCAGGAAGGTTTCAAATCTTCATGGCTCGGCAGAAATCTCCGAAACAATAAGCCTGATTATGGTTCCCTTAATCGCGGCTATAGCGGAATTAATTGGCTATGAAGATGAAGAAGAAAGGGAAGAAGAAAGCAATTCAATAATAGAGGGCGGCGTGATGCTCTCTTTAGCCAGAAAAAGGGAACGAAATCCCAGAAATCGCCTATTATGCCTTTCAATACATGGTGAACAATGTGGTGTGTGTGGGTTTATCCCCCAAGACACCTATGGTTCAGAACTTGCCTCTATCCTTGAAGTGCACCATATCGAGCCATTATCAGAAATAGGGCAGCCCAGAGCATACAACCCTGAGACAGATCTCATCCCTTTGTGCCCGAATTGTCACAGAGCTATTCATAAACGCAAACCTGCTCTGACACCTGAAGAGTTAAAGAAAGTGATGAATCAATGA
- a CDS encoding helix-turn-helix transcriptional regulator: protein MTRCSRSQIFALRKKGSFPQPIKLSPRKIVWRQSTIEEHMQRQQVA from the coding sequence ATGACGCGATGCAGCCGATCTCAGATCTTTGCATTGCGCAAGAAGGGGAGCTTTCCTCAGCCAATCAAGCTCTCACCTCGCAAGATCGTATGGCGGCAATCAACAATAGAGGAGCACATGCAGCGGCAACAGGTCGCATAA
- a CDS encoding DEAD/DEAH box helicase, with the protein MSHSLSTLDQDYRKFDKANLPYSFSERLQSPVLHIDRKNGKYEASLGASIRKAGVSQFIPCISICHNWLIDSERIKPLPHDAPEYVSKALAGANPQDLSYPEVLSLIRNGIEGIEVSVGVSVTETANSRSASMSLPVATEGLNAKLYPYQEHGVAWLSDSMTTLGGAILADEMGLGKTLQIITTLLLNKPNPENPALIVCPTTLVANWCREIHKFSPSFTILVHRGTDRTGYYKDLMRSDIVVTTYDTMVNDVSMFRGIDWSYLICDEAQAVKNPESKRRIALSSLPRRYTIPVTGTPIENTLLDLWSLADLAIPGILGTKDSFPVLYPDTEEGARELSKLSDTIILKRQVKDVADDLPLRTDVDLPLELDSAAVNEYERIREETISEYGPAGKLVAVGQLAIYCAHPWLRVKQPGIQDWEDHVELYPDAMHPLMTPKMAICIQLLSEATRTKKKVLIFAAYNHCGELIKKAAEQENLSVNYWNTINGSTPQQERQSIVDHFTSVEGPAVLVLNPKAAGAGLNITAATIVIHYTQNWNPALEMQASARAHRRGQVKPVTVYRLFYQGTVEETMVERSLWKRELGEEAIPISTRDKQDLGKALNESPTKDIE; encoded by the coding sequence ATGAGCCATTCCCTGTCCACATTGGATCAAGATTACCGAAAATTTGACAAAGCTAACTTGCCTTATTCGTTCTCTGAAAGGCTTCAAAGTCCAGTTCTGCATATTGACCGGAAGAATGGTAAATACGAGGCCTCTCTTGGAGCATCTATTCGTAAAGCAGGTGTCAGTCAGTTTATTCCCTGCATAAGTATTTGCCATAACTGGTTAATCGACTCTGAACGAATAAAACCACTACCACATGACGCACCGGAGTATGTGAGCAAAGCTCTGGCCGGAGCAAATCCTCAGGACTTGAGTTATCCTGAAGTTCTCAGCTTGATCCGAAATGGGATAGAGGGAATTGAGGTAAGTGTCGGTGTAAGTGTAACTGAGACGGCCAACTCTCGCTCCGCTTCCATGTCTCTTCCTGTTGCGACAGAGGGTCTTAATGCTAAATTGTATCCATACCAGGAGCATGGGGTTGCGTGGTTAAGCGATTCGATGACGACTCTTGGTGGTGCAATACTGGCAGATGAGATGGGCTTGGGGAAAACCCTCCAGATTATCACTACGCTCCTGCTAAACAAACCTAATCCAGAAAACCCTGCTTTAATTGTATGTCCGACAACATTGGTTGCGAACTGGTGTCGAGAGATACATAAGTTTAGCCCCTCATTTACGATCCTAGTGCATAGGGGCACTGACCGAACTGGCTATTATAAGGACCTGATGCGGTCAGATATAGTTGTTACCACTTACGACACTATGGTAAACGACGTATCTATGTTCAGAGGTATTGACTGGAGTTATCTGATTTGTGACGAGGCTCAGGCAGTAAAAAATCCGGAATCGAAGCGCCGCATTGCACTGAGCTCATTGCCGAGGAGGTACACGATTCCGGTTACAGGAACCCCAATAGAGAATACACTTTTAGATCTGTGGTCTTTGGCTGATTTGGCAATCCCTGGAATTCTGGGAACAAAAGATAGCTTTCCTGTCCTTTACCCAGATACAGAAGAGGGTGCCCGAGAGCTGAGCAAGCTTTCAGATACCATAATTCTCAAACGGCAGGTTAAAGATGTCGCAGACGATCTTCCTTTGCGTACTGATGTAGATCTACCTCTTGAACTCGACTCTGCTGCAGTCAATGAATACGAGAGGATCAGAGAAGAAACGATCTCTGAATATGGGCCAGCCGGAAAACTTGTTGCAGTCGGTCAGCTAGCAATTTATTGTGCTCACCCATGGCTGCGAGTTAAGCAGCCCGGAATACAGGACTGGGAAGACCATGTCGAGCTGTACCCGGACGCGATGCACCCTCTTATGACTCCCAAAATGGCAATCTGTATTCAGCTGCTCAGCGAGGCCACTCGCACTAAAAAGAAGGTTCTAATATTTGCAGCCTACAACCACTGTGGTGAATTAATTAAAAAGGCGGCTGAGCAGGAAAATCTATCCGTTAATTATTGGAACACAATTAATGGTTCAACCCCCCAGCAAGAAAGACAATCTATAGTAGATCACTTTACTTCTGTAGAAGGGCCTGCTGTATTGGTTTTAAACCCTAAAGCTGCAGGGGCGGGCCTTAATATTACAGCAGCCACCATTGTCATCCACTATACACAAAACTGGAATCCTGCATTAGAGATGCAGGCTTCTGCGAGAGCTCATCGGCGAGGCCAGGTAAAGCCTGTAACTGTCTACCGTCTGTTTTATCAGGGCACTGTAGAGGAAACAATGGTTGAAAGAAGTTTATGGAAGCGGGAGCTTGGAGAAGAAGCTATTCCAATTAGCACGCGAGACAAGCAGGATCTTGGAAAAGCTCTTAATGAGAGTCCCACTAAGGATATTGAATGA
- a CDS encoding ATP-binding protein produces the protein MDDSVTKIQRNQLHDMVNDPDPARLIHGLRDTGYDFYTAAADIIDNSIAAGATNINISIDLTLDGRKYVYFGDDGHGMDVDGLFNAMKYGAKIREDLASLGKFGLGLKTASSSVCLKYSLISRKSASDELLKLTWDLEHVAKENAWVMLDEPLSEDEREVFEEMCGDSGTLVIWSRCDRLLSKVYEEPGGTKEQNAIKTRRSKLIDHCALIFHKYLNPEETEHRTVNIAVNGKKVEYWNPFYPERSEQVLPDKLTVLPIQREDGTVHNATVKAWILPHAKDMTKEENKNYAKISNRGQGFYIHREGRVIHYGGYLGLWRSDDPHWSLLRIEFDFDHQLDEAFSVDVKKSRILLDPALEEALKELLSPAYKEADRRYRRKQAVKVSGGISHGDSNKTISETPNTSKVTAESVDEKSGSAVVSNNQGNGIKIFTPVESNVNPDSLFVNPVNGIPSGALWEPCLTSKTDTNHSTGVHLNKQHDFYTKIYSQTKSGISVEGLDFLLWALAAAEHKNTDEELGNMWEDIRDEVSSNLKKLLRKVDMPTSDS, from the coding sequence ATGGATGATTCAGTCACTAAGATTCAACGCAACCAACTGCACGACATGGTCAACGATCCCGATCCGGCTCGTTTGATACATGGTCTGCGTGACACTGGATACGATTTTTACACGGCTGCTGCAGATATTATTGATAACTCTATAGCTGCCGGCGCGACTAACATCAATATTAGTATCGACCTGACTCTCGATGGGAGAAAGTATGTTTACTTTGGCGATGACGGCCATGGAATGGATGTAGACGGGCTATTCAATGCCATGAAGTACGGAGCAAAAATCCGAGAAGACCTCGCCTCTCTAGGGAAATTTGGTTTAGGCTTGAAGACTGCATCGAGTTCTGTGTGTCTGAAATACTCTCTGATTTCTCGCAAAAGTGCTTCCGATGAACTTCTTAAGCTTACCTGGGACCTGGAGCATGTGGCAAAGGAGAATGCTTGGGTAATGTTGGATGAGCCCTTATCTGAAGATGAAAGGGAAGTTTTTGAAGAAATGTGTGGTGATTCTGGAACTCTGGTTATCTGGTCTCGCTGTGACAGGCTGCTAAGTAAAGTTTATGAAGAGCCCGGTGGCACCAAAGAACAAAATGCCATAAAAACAAGAAGATCAAAGCTGATAGATCATTGTGCACTAATCTTTCACAAGTACCTCAACCCTGAAGAAACAGAACATCGGACTGTAAACATTGCTGTTAACGGCAAAAAAGTTGAATATTGGAACCCTTTTTACCCTGAAAGATCTGAGCAGGTGCTGCCGGACAAGTTGACGGTGCTTCCAATACAGCGAGAAGATGGGACAGTTCATAATGCTACTGTAAAGGCTTGGATTCTTCCTCATGCTAAGGATATGACGAAGGAAGAGAATAAAAACTACGCTAAAATATCTAACCGCGGTCAGGGTTTCTATATCCATCGGGAAGGAAGGGTAATACACTACGGCGGTTACCTGGGGCTTTGGCGTTCGGACGATCCACACTGGTCCTTGCTTAGAATTGAATTTGACTTTGACCATCAATTGGATGAAGCCTTCAGTGTAGATGTTAAAAAGAGCAGAATTCTGCTGGACCCTGCGTTAGAAGAAGCTCTAAAGGAGCTTTTGAGTCCTGCCTATAAAGAGGCAGATAGAAGATACCGTAGAAAACAGGCAGTTAAAGTGTCGGGCGGTATATCACATGGTGATTCAAATAAGACAATTTCTGAAACCCCAAATACCTCTAAAGTAACCGCTGAATCGGTCGATGAGAAATCCGGCAGTGCGGTCGTGTCCAATAATCAGGGGAACGGGATAAAAATATTCACACCTGTCGAAAGTAACGTTAATCCAGACAGCCTTTTTGTAAACCCTGTTAACGGGATACCTTCTGGTGCGCTTTGGGAGCCCTGTCTGACTAGTAAAACGGATACAAATCACTCTACTGGGGTGCATCTCAACAAGCAGCACGATTTTTATACAAAGATATATAGCCAGACAAAATCTGGAATATCTGTCGAAGGCTTGGATTTCCTTTTATGGGCGCTTGCTGCAGCCGAACATAAAAATACTGATGAGGAGCTGGGAAACATGTGGGAAGATATCCGGGATGAGGTTTCATCAAACCTGAAAAAGCTTCTTCGAAAAGTTGATATGCCCACCTCAGATAGCTGA
- a CDS encoding EcoRII N-terminal effector-binding domain-containing protein, giving the protein MNKSYEKALTKNDTGETGGHQAGIVVPRKNAGLLDFFPALELEEFNPDAWIVCEDPDGEQWKMRYIYYNGKTFSPAKSTRNEYRITYMTKFFSKWGAKSGDTVVFTSTDCPTNYKIRIKPSEEPCEDIYSISEPKPVVLKGWRPVY; this is encoded by the coding sequence ATGAACAAATCATATGAAAAAGCTTTAACAAAAAATGACACCGGTGAGACTGGTGGCCACCAGGCTGGGATTGTTGTTCCGAGAAAAAATGCAGGGCTTCTCGATTTCTTTCCTGCACTGGAACTTGAGGAATTCAATCCGGACGCCTGGATAGTCTGTGAGGATCCCGACGGGGAGCAATGGAAGATGCGTTACATATATTACAACGGCAAAACTTTTTCGCCAGCAAAGAGCACCCGAAACGAGTATCGAATAACCTACATGACAAAGTTTTTCTCTAAGTGGGGAGCCAAGTCTGGCGACACTGTTGTATTTACGTCAACCGATTGCCCAACTAATTATAAAATTCGAATCAAACCAAGCGAAGAGCCGTGTGAAGATATTTACTCTATTAGTGAGCCCAAACCTGTAGTGCTGAAAGGATGGCGACCGGTTTATTAA
- a CDS encoding type II restriction endonuclease: MFEQLSDVFTSAAFKYLTAVDANRQTSNQHEIGGLKQAGIGEHIGMPDNGIKVKLPATLVYLSDDPESPLVVEDHVTWYDTRYNQSGRSAEWRMYYASNDVSERFSPEDFFLIALTKDREVLMIFCPPDSEYEAQIRALFGVQNMVSKEKLSKVEVKEGKVVLPIRLMFARYGIEIGQDGTDVLEQILDKFGPHFPKTKHFSDFTRTLAREICPVTDPDSAIIEWMETEESAFRQLEKHIVKEKLREGFGEDGDDLDEFLRFSLSVQNRRKSRSGHAFENHIETILSANGLPFERGANTEGRQKPDFLFPSDQAYKSSDYPCDKLRMLGAKTTCKDRWRQVLVEASRIKRKHLITMEPAISEAQTTQMDSMNLQLVVPDALHSTYQPTQANWLLSFHDFISDVKLATV, from the coding sequence ATGTTTGAGCAATTATCTGACGTATTTACTTCGGCTGCTTTTAAATATCTCACTGCGGTAGATGCAAACCGGCAGACTTCGAATCAACATGAAATTGGTGGGCTTAAGCAAGCTGGTATAGGTGAACATATAGGTATGCCAGATAATGGTATTAAAGTGAAGTTACCAGCCACACTCGTTTACCTGAGCGATGACCCCGAGTCTCCTCTCGTCGTAGAAGATCATGTTACATGGTATGACACTCGATATAATCAAAGTGGTAGATCAGCGGAGTGGAGAATGTACTATGCTTCCAATGATGTGAGTGAAAGGTTTTCTCCAGAAGACTTTTTCTTGATTGCTTTAACCAAAGATCGAGAAGTGTTGATGATATTTTGCCCACCGGATAGCGAATATGAGGCACAGATTCGTGCGCTGTTCGGTGTCCAGAATATGGTTTCAAAAGAAAAGCTTAGTAAAGTTGAAGTTAAAGAAGGAAAAGTTGTTTTACCTATTCGGCTCATGTTTGCCCGATATGGAATTGAGATCGGGCAGGATGGCACTGATGTCCTTGAGCAGATTCTTGATAAATTTGGGCCACATTTTCCTAAGACTAAACACTTCTCGGATTTTACGCGAACTCTTGCTAGAGAGATATGTCCTGTAACAGATCCGGATTCAGCAATAATTGAATGGATGGAAACCGAGGAGTCTGCATTTCGACAGCTGGAAAAACATATTGTAAAAGAAAAACTAAGGGAGGGATTTGGTGAAGATGGAGATGATCTTGATGAGTTTCTTCGGTTTTCACTTAGCGTTCAAAACAGGCGAAAGTCCAGAAGTGGCCATGCATTTGAGAATCACATCGAAACTATTTTATCTGCAAATGGACTTCCGTTCGAAAGGGGAGCCAACACCGAAGGAAGGCAAAAACCTGACTTCTTATTCCCGAGTGATCAGGCTTATAAAAGCTCAGATTACCCATGTGATAAGCTCAGAATGCTTGGTGCAAAAACGACGTGTAAGGATCGCTGGCGGCAAGTGTTGGTTGAAGCTAGTCGCATTAAGCGCAAGCACCTCATAACCATGGAGCCAGCGATAAGCGAAGCACAAACTACGCAAATGGACTCAATGAATTTACAACTTGTAGTTCCTGATGCTTTGCACTCAACTTATCAGCCTACCCAGGCAAACTGGCTGTTGTCTTTTCATGATTTCATAAGTGATGTTAAATTAGCCACTGTATAA
- a CDS encoding IS3 family transposase (programmed frameshift): protein MTRKRRTFTQEFKVEAAALVLDKGYSVPEACRSLDIGETALRRWIQQLKQERGGETPQSKALTPEQQKIQELEARIDRLEREKSIPKKGYSSLDVRRDEQYSIVDQLSELEPVELVCETFDVPRSSYYDYKHRVKSNNTDELALRARINELFTLSRNSAGSRTIMAMLADSGIKAGLFKIRRVMKDMQLICKQPGSHSYKKATVERLDIPNRLNREFDVSSPNQVWCGDITYIWTGRKWAYLAVVLDLCTRSVVGWAMSHQPDANLAVKALDRAYEQRGRPSGVLFHSDQGCQYVATKFRQKLWRYRMTQSMSRRGNCWDNAPMERLFRSLKTEWVPSTGYDSFKEAERDMSYYLMNYYNWQRPHSNNEMLAPAVAEEKLYLLSGIS from the exons ATGACCAGAAAACGTCGTACTTTTACACAGGAATTTAAGGTGGAAGCCGCCGCCTTGGTACTCGATAAAGGATATTCAGTGCCCGAAGCATGCCGATCTCTGGATATTGGTGAAACGGCTTTGAGGCGCTGGATCCAGCAGCTGAAGCAAGAGCGTGGTGGTGAAACACCCCAGTCCAAGGCTCTAACGCCTGAGCAGCAGAAAATTCAAGAACTTGAAGCACGAATTGATCGCTTGGAACGTGAAAAGTCCATAC CTAAAAAAGGCTACAGCTCTCTTGATGTCAGACGAGATGAACAATACTCGATAGTAGACCAGTTAAGTGAGCTTGAGCCTGTTGAATTGGTCTGCGAAACCTTTGATGTTCCACGTTCGAGTTATTACGACTATAAACATCGAGTGAAGTCTAACAATACCGATGAACTTGCGTTACGAGCTAGGATAAACGAGTTATTCACATTAAGCCGGAACTCAGCGGGAAGTCGAACAATCATGGCGATGCTGGCTGACTCAGGAATAAAAGCAGGCCTTTTCAAAATCAGGCGCGTTATGAAGGATATGCAGCTCATATGCAAGCAGCCAGGTTCACATAGCTATAAAAAAGCAACCGTTGAACGGCTGGATATACCTAATCGTCTAAACAGGGAATTTGATGTTAGTTCGCCAAATCAAGTGTGGTGCGGTGACATTACCTATATCTGGACCGGAAGAAAGTGGGCCTATCTGGCTGTAGTATTGGATTTATGCACACGCAGTGTAGTGGGCTGGGCTATGTCTCATCAACCAGATGCCAACTTAGCCGTCAAAGCGTTAGACAGAGCCTATGAACAACGAGGTCGGCCATCGGGCGTGTTGTTCCATTCTGATCAGGGCTGTCAGTATGTTGCCACAAAGTTCAGGCAAAAATTATGGCGCTATCGTATGACTCAAAGCATGAGTCGCAGGGGGAATTGTTGGGACAACGCACCAATGGAAAGGCTATTTAGGAGTTTAAAAACAGAGTGGGTTCCGTCAACAGGCTATGATTCCTTCAAAGAAGCTGAAAGAGATATGAGTTACTATTTAATGAACTACTACAACTGGCAAAGGCCGCATAGCAACAACGAAATGCTTGCGCCAGCAGTTGCGGAAGAAAAACTTTATTTACTGTCCGGGATTAGTTGA